A single region of the Silene latifolia isolate original U9 population chromosome 8, ASM4854445v1, whole genome shotgun sequence genome encodes:
- the LOC141594919 gene encoding putative lipid-binding protein At4g00165: MDFRSSKTTALTVLLYIMCFTCTSSCNTTYSPPSRNVTISPPLSNVTHAPPSTKKANCETDIQSFGVCVMPSPQCCTLVNSMTEVQAAQCLCNALKASVFGLVKVKVNVPLIYLLSGCGQSLPQGFKC; the protein is encoded by the coding sequence ATGGATTTCAGAAGCTCAAAAACAACTGCCCTGACTGTTCTTTTGTATATCATGTGCTTCACATGTACCTCATCTTGTAATACTACATACTCTCCGCCATCAAGGAATGTCACAATCTCTCCACCTTTAAGCAATGTCACACACGCTCCGCCTTCAACCAAAAAAGCAAACTGTGAGACAGACATTCAGAGTTTTGGGGTGTGTGTTATGCCTAGCCCACAGTGTTGTACACTAGTGAACAGCATGACAGAAGTTCAGGCTGCTCAGTGTCTATGCAACGCGCTCAAGGCCAGTGTGTTCGGACTTGTCAAGGTTAAGGTAAATGTTCCTCTAATTTACCTGCTAAGTGGATGCGGACAGTCCCTTCCACAGGGTTTCAAATGTTAA